One Cellulomonas sp. WB94 genomic window, CGGGCCGCTCGGGGCGGTCGTCACGGTGATCGACGTGACAGACGCGACCCGGGGCTCGTCCGCGAGCGCTTGCAGCGCGAAGAGCTTGGCCCGGTTGCGGGTCGTGACGGTGTTGAGCTCGCCGATGAGCTCGTGCAGGCGGCTCCCGTACGTGGCGTGCCCGAGGTGCGCGAGCTCGCCGACCTGCGTGAGGAAGCGCAGGAGCAGCGCCTGCTGGAGGTTCTCGAAGCCCGTGACCGGCAGCAGGTCGTGGTTGCGCTCCGGTTCACCGGGCACCGCGAGCTGCGGGCGGGGGCCCGTGAGCAGGTCGCTGCCGCGCTCGCGCTGCTCGGCCGTCAGGAGGTCGCCGAGCAGACGCAGGTCCGTGCCGGGCAGCGCCTCACGGGGTGGGCCGACCGTCGGGGTGCTCATCGCGACCTCCTCGTCCGTGCGGGTGCTGCGGTTCGTGCGGGTGCTGCTGTCCGTGCGGGTGCTGCCGGTGCTGGTTCGGCCGGGCGGCGTGGGGTCACGGCGGCCACGTGTCGGTCACGAAGGTCGCCGCGGGCGGCCCGATCACCAGCAGGACGCCGCTGCCCGACGGGATGCGGTCGCCGACCCGGACCAGCCCCTGCCCCCCGACCTGGAGCCCCGTGCTCGTCCCCACCGACCCGATGACCAGCGGGTACGGCGCCCCGGTGACCGAGTTGGCCATCAGGCAGATCGACCCGCTCGTGGCGAGCGGCATCCCGCCGGCGGTCACCCACGGCGGCAGGACGACGAGGATCGTGCCCGTGTCCGGCGCGCCGGTCACGCCGGGCGTCACGACGACGCTGGCCCCGATGGTCACGGGCTGTCCTGGCACGATCACTCCCTTCCTCGGCTGGGGTCCGGGTGGCTGCGGTCCGGGCGGCTGTGGTCCGGCGGGTCATGGCGAGAAGCTCGTCTGGCCCTGGATGGTCACCGACGCCCCCTGGACGGTGGCTCCGGCGCTCCCCTCGAGCGCCGCGGTGAGCGATCCCTTGAGCGTCGCGCGCGTGCCGGCCTCGGCGGTCAGGGTCGTGCCGGCCTTGATCGCGACGGCGCCGCCGGCCTGGATCGTGAGGTCGGACGCGGCCTTGAGGGTCACCGAGCCCGCGGACTCGAGGGTCACGTCCCCGTCCTGGTCCATCGTCACGGTGGTCCGGCCGGCCTTGACGTGCACGGTCCCGCCGCTCGACCCCGACTGGTCGAGCTTCAGCTCGGTCTCGCCGGCCGTGGCCGTCACGGTCCCGTCGATGATCCGGACGGTGATCTTCGGGGGCATCTCGATGACGAGCTCGCGGGCAGGGCTCGCGTCGGGGTGGTTGCGCAGCGCGGCGAGCACGCTCGCGTCGTCGTCGGCGGCGAGCGGCAGTCGCAGCACGATCTCGTCGGTGGTCGACAGGGGCGGTCGGTCCGCGTCGTCGTACAGGCGCGCGATGACGACGGGGCTGTTGACGTCGCCGTGGTCGAACGCGACGAGCACGAGGTCGCCGACGTTGGGGATCCCGACGGTGCCGATGTGGCCGGTGCCGACCGGTACGCGCTTGAGGGCGAGCCCGCTGTTCTTGAGGGTCACGTCGACGCCGTAGTTGTCGTCGTCGCCCGCGCCGGAGTGCGGGTGGACGTCCTCGACGACGCCGAGCTCGGTCGTGCGGACGGCCGCGAGCTCGTGGCGGACGA contains:
- a CDS encoding phage baseplate assembly protein V, which codes for MSTIVDTIAAIVRHELAAVRTTELGVVEDVHPHSGAGDDDNYGVDVTLKNSGLALKRVPVGTGHIGTVGIPNVGDLVLVAFDHGDVNSPVVIARLYDDADRPPLSTTDEIVLRLPLAADDDASVLAALRNHPDASPARELVIEMPPKITVRIIDGTVTATAGETELKLDQSGSSGGTVHVKAGRTTVTMDQDGDVTLESAGSVTLKAASDLTIQAGGAVAIKAGTTLTAEAGTRATLKGSLTAALEGSAGATVQGASVTIQGQTSFSP